The proteins below are encoded in one region of Paracoccus sp. N5:
- a CDS encoding SARP family transcriptional regulator, which translates to MRRVEMPAKLSLMGSVRLRGSGGDDLTPRSQKARGALVLLGTAPDLRLSRARLQDLLWSERGKQQGSASLRQMLRELRGAMSDERNILQTGIGWVGLDPDRLRIDLSPVYDAGGAPIEFAADIDIPDPEFESWLRDMRLRLMPEEDGRVALRPEPGEPGAGAYVVALAPVQGNDARAHLVGEMVVNEAAARACEMIPATLADRPEPGAALIGVQILPFCYATGGDCALLTVMRDLATGRRVWTRRFTIRAADETATMRHAVAQITVALLDRARRTASAKWDSFPIWDVFSYSRERLEAADAVLAQLPERRQNAVSLALRSYLRHTLVCERLAEDPARLSDEAEDFALRARALAPNNPVVLAVASLSASWRRDAVGALELAQAACRTDPDNELACHALAEALSGVGRDLEALEAIERGARGALAELGQASWLMRRAQVLVRLGRFGDAENSAAAAFAFAADHRPALRLLAALRHHRGDRAGAADALRHLRRIEPDFSLELMAHPDYPVQTLRSAGLMGIVRSGL; encoded by the coding sequence ATGCGGCGAGTCGAGATGCCTGCCAAGCTGAGCCTGATGGGATCCGTGCGCCTTCGCGGCTCGGGCGGGGATGACCTGACCCCGCGCAGCCAGAAGGCGCGGGGCGCGCTGGTGCTTCTGGGCACGGCGCCGGACCTGCGGCTGAGCCGGGCCCGGCTGCAAGACCTGCTGTGGAGCGAGCGCGGCAAGCAGCAGGGCTCGGCCAGCCTGCGCCAGATGCTGCGCGAATTGCGCGGCGCCATGTCCGACGAACGCAATATCCTGCAGACCGGAATCGGCTGGGTCGGGCTTGACCCGGACCGGCTGCGCATCGACCTGAGCCCGGTCTATGACGCCGGCGGCGCGCCGATCGAATTCGCCGCCGACATCGACATTCCCGACCCCGAATTCGAAAGCTGGCTGCGCGACATGCGGCTGCGGCTGATGCCCGAGGAGGACGGCCGGGTGGCGCTGCGGCCCGAACCGGGCGAGCCGGGCGCCGGCGCCTATGTCGTGGCGCTGGCGCCGGTCCAGGGCAACGACGCCCGCGCGCATCTGGTCGGCGAGATGGTGGTGAACGAGGCCGCGGCGCGGGCCTGCGAGATGATCCCGGCGACGCTGGCCGACCGGCCCGAACCCGGCGCGGCGCTGATCGGCGTGCAGATCCTGCCCTTTTGCTATGCCACCGGCGGCGATTGCGCGCTGCTGACGGTCATGCGCGACCTGGCCACCGGCCGGCGGGTCTGGACGCGGCGCTTCACCATCCGCGCGGCGGACGAGACCGCGACCATGCGCCATGCCGTGGCGCAGATCACGGTCGCGCTGCTCGACCGGGCGCGGCGCACGGCTTCGGCGAAATGGGACAGTTTCCCGATCTGGGACGTGTTCAGCTATTCGCGCGAGCGGCTGGAGGCGGCCGACGCGGTGCTGGCGCAACTGCCCGAGCGGCGGCAGAATGCCGTCAGCCTGGCGCTGCGCTCCTATCTGCGCCACACGCTGGTCTGCGAGCGGCTGGCCGAGGATCCAGCGCGGCTGTCGGACGAGGCCGAGGATTTCGCGTTGCGCGCGCGCGCGCTGGCGCCGAACAATCCGGTGGTGCTGGCGGTGGCCTCGCTGTCGGCGTCCTGGCGGCGGGATGCGGTGGGGGCGCTGGAGCTGGCGCAGGCCGCCTGCCGCACCGACCCGGACAACGAGCTGGCCTGCCATGCCCTGGCCGAGGCGCTGAGCGGCGTCGGCCGCGACCTGGAGGCGCTGGAGGCGATCGAGCGCGGCGCCCGCGGCGCGCTGGCCGAGCTGGGCCAAGCCAGCTGGCTGATGCGGCGGGCGCAGGTGCTGGTCCGGCTGGGCCGCTTCGGCGATGCCGAGAACTCCGCCGCCGCCGCCTTCGCCTTTGCCGCCGACCACCGTCCGGCACTGCGGCTGCTGGCGGCGCTGCGCCACCATCGCGGCGACCGCGCCGGGGCGGCGGATGCGCTGCGCCACCTGCGCCGGATCGAGCCGGATTTCTCGCTGGAGCTGATGGCGCATCCCGATTACCCGGTCCAGACCCTGCGCAGCGCCGGGCTGATGGGCATCGTCCGGTCCGGGCTGTAG
- a CDS encoding pentapeptide repeat-containing protein, which produces MADYTRAEIVRRIATMGRLQLAGADLAGLDMAGLTLVGADLSYADLTEADLTGAQLSGASLWSARAAGARFFQANLSGASMGLADLGGADLREAVLERADLTGARLDRADLTGARLRGAWLDAMQRALAISAPPLRYPAPRHRATTCILHEAQLGAPVCLRCGDRLEMHLDGPTPAAHVEGAPILSGPEAPDTAPGPLRVLAFSAVAPGRARLVLDLRQTGRAPIALEVLVTP; this is translated from the coding sequence ATGGCGGATTACACCCGCGCCGAAATCGTGCGGCGCATCGCGACGATGGGCCGGTTGCAGCTGGCCGGGGCCGATCTCGCCGGGCTCGACATGGCGGGCCTGACGCTGGTCGGCGCCGACCTGTCCTATGCCGACCTGACCGAGGCCGACCTGACCGGCGCGCAGCTGTCGGGCGCCAGCCTGTGGTCGGCGCGGGCGGCGGGCGCGCGGTTCTTCCAGGCCAATCTCTCGGGCGCCAGCATGGGGCTGGCGGATCTCGGCGGCGCCGACCTGCGCGAGGCGGTGCTGGAGCGCGCCGACCTGACCGGCGCCAGGCTCGACCGCGCCGACCTGACCGGAGCACGGCTGCGCGGCGCCTGGCTTGACGCCATGCAGCGGGCGCTGGCGATCAGCGCGCCGCCGCTGCGCTATCCGGCGCCGCGCCACCGCGCCACGACCTGCATCCTGCACGAGGCGCAGCTGGGCGCGCCGGTCTGCCTGCGCTGCGGCGACCGGCTGGAAATGCATCTGGACGGCCCGACCCCCGCCGCCCATGTCGAGGGCGCGCCGATCCTCTCGGGGCCCGAGGCCCCCGACACCGCGCCGGGGCCGCTGCGGGTGCTGGCCTTCAGCGCCGTGGCGCCGGGGCGGGCGCGGCTGGTGCTGGACCTGCGCCAGACGGGCCGGGCGCCCATCGCGCTCGAGGTGCTGGTCACGCCCTGA
- a CDS encoding DUF6345 domain-containing protein, translating to MDDYTPRFGILHPQRAHPVPQADDDPDPAEVVAGGVLDAGNAASRLYGACSVETYRAAGALHAAHRDAEGFLDAVDGFATPEFWRRDLGVKSWIYDRRETEHAPGRDMDSVRVFYHAGHGRTDERGVFHLPMGALWNGADHCLTSERMRFGGGGLRYLFWSASQSLPCDVSQDQGQGPAQVWARANAGLRMMFGFDSSCWDSGQYGRNFWRHWRLGKSFSQAWLDGCGDVSTDQSPAVAACGDSRDEALDRLFHERRFRAAAAGGTWWAWRWHVPTPLGPREPGLSTPPEAFSAVRLVPPAEDHALAGEVLSRIGGEPGLLCRQGEDGLRLEQGGSLFHLRPDGRILLAFAPSRPGQQARMPLQRRALVARARSALRRYGFLQPGCELVFDRVLLAMSASATPCRPDEPARESLDEIVVQFRQSFAGIPVLTPDSGKLRLTMRPDGTVLRIESSLRRVAELLPARAHRNGLPDDPAPPAGAETGLEPPAIPQMLAQHSARLMRDLAARGAAPLELTVLPGTQEIGYGIRSNTARLVARKAIEIECRRGFRKRYWIQSDLGD from the coding sequence ATGGACGATTACACGCCCCGTTTCGGCATTCTGCACCCGCAGCGCGCCCACCCGGTCCCGCAGGCGGACGACGACCCCGATCCCGCGGAGGTTGTGGCCGGCGGCGTGCTGGATGCCGGCAACGCGGCGAGCCGGCTTTACGGGGCCTGCAGCGTCGAGACCTATCGCGCCGCGGGTGCGCTGCATGCCGCGCATCGCGATGCCGAAGGCTTCCTCGATGCGGTGGACGGCTTTGCCACCCCCGAATTCTGGCGCCGCGACCTCGGCGTGAAATCCTGGATCTATGATCGGCGCGAGACCGAGCACGCTCCCGGCCGCGACATGGATTCCGTGCGGGTCTTCTATCACGCCGGCCACGGTCGCACCGATGAGCGCGGCGTCTTCCACCTGCCGATGGGGGCGCTGTGGAACGGCGCCGACCATTGCCTGACCTCGGAGCGGATGCGCTTCGGCGGCGGCGGGCTGCGCTATCTGTTCTGGTCGGCCAGCCAGTCGCTGCCCTGCGACGTGAGCCAGGATCAGGGCCAGGGGCCGGCGCAGGTCTGGGCGCGGGCCAATGCCGGGCTGCGGATGATGTTCGGCTTCGACAGCTCCTGCTGGGATTCGGGCCAATACGGCCGCAATTTCTGGCGGCACTGGCGGCTGGGCAAGAGTTTCTCGCAAGCCTGGCTGGACGGCTGCGGCGACGTCTCGACCGACCAGAGCCCGGCGGTGGCCGCCTGCGGCGACAGCCGCGACGAGGCGCTGGACCGGCTGTTTCACGAACGGCGCTTTCGCGCGGCGGCGGCGGGCGGGACCTGGTGGGCCTGGCGCTGGCATGTCCCGACCCCGCTTGGCCCGCGCGAGCCCGGGCTCTCGACCCCGCCCGAGGCCTTCTCGGCCGTGCGGCTGGTGCCCCCGGCCGAAGATCACGCCCTGGCCGGCGAGGTCCTGTCGCGCATCGGCGGCGAGCCTGGGCTGCTCTGCCGGCAGGGCGAGGACGGGCTGCGCCTGGAACAGGGCGGAAGCCTGTTCCACCTGCGCCCCGACGGCCGCATCCTGCTGGCCTTCGCGCCCAGCCGGCCCGGGCAGCAGGCCCGCATGCCGCTGCAGCGCCGGGCGCTGGTCGCCCGCGCCCGCAGTGCGCTGCGCCGCTACGGCTTTCTGCAACCGGGCTGCGAGCTGGTCTTCGACCGGGTGCTGCTGGCCATGTCGGCCAGCGCCACCCCCTGCCGCCCCGACGAGCCTGCCCGCGAAAGCCTGGACGAGATCGTGGTGCAGTTCCGCCAGAGCTTTGCCGGCATCCCGGTGCTGACACCGGATTCGGGCAAGCTGCGGCTGACCATGCGCCCGGACGGCACGGTGCTGCGCATCGAATCGAGCCTGCGCCGCGTGGCCGAGCTGCTGCCGGCCCGCGCCCATCGCAACGGCCTGCCGGACGATCCGGCCCCGCCGGCCGGCGCCGAAACCGGGCTCGAGCCGCCGGCGATCCCGCAGATGCTGGCCCAGCATTCGGCGCGGCTGATGCGCGACCTGGCGGCACGCGGCGCGGCGCCGCTGGAACTGACCGTGCTGCCGGGCACGCAGGAAATCGGCTACGGAATCCGCAGCAACACGGCGCGTCTCGTGGCCCGCAAGGCGATCGAGATCGAATGCCGGCGCGGCTTTCGCAAGCGTTACTGGATCCAGTCCGACCTGGGTGACTGA
- the bhcR gene encoding HTH-type transcriptional regulator BhcR → MSAELRKRGRPRGRTAGAGAEDSGGIRALDRALDILDLIASSSGLTLSEIGQRLDMAPSTVHRVLVTLAARGVAETDPATQAWHVGPTAFRHGSAFMRRSGLVERARPLLRRLMEQTGETANLGILNGDAVLFLSQAETHETIRAFFPPGTRSALHASGIGKALLAHVRPAQLRLMLQGMALQRFTDKTLTEAQALEQDLARIRARGYSLDNEERTPGMRCIAAPIFDLSGEAAAGISVSGPTLRMSDARLEAMSEAVIAAARELSFGMTPARGTGGES, encoded by the coding sequence ATGTCAGCAGAGCTGCGCAAAAGGGGCCGCCCGCGCGGGCGCACGGCCGGGGCGGGGGCCGAGGATTCGGGCGGCATCCGCGCGCTCGACCGGGCGCTGGACATCCTGGACCTGATCGCCAGTTCCAGCGGGCTCACGCTCAGCGAGATCGGGCAGCGGCTCGACATGGCGCCCTCGACCGTGCACCGGGTGCTGGTGACGCTGGCCGCGCGCGGCGTGGCCGAGACCGATCCCGCGACCCAGGCCTGGCATGTCGGGCCGACCGCCTTTCGCCATGGCTCGGCCTTCATGCGCCGCTCGGGGCTGGTGGAACGCGCGCGCCCGCTGTTGCGGCGGCTGATGGAGCAGACCGGCGAGACCGCGAACCTTGGCATCCTGAACGGCGATGCGGTGCTGTTCCTGTCCCAGGCCGAAACGCATGAGACGATCCGTGCCTTCTTTCCGCCCGGCACCCGCTCGGCGCTGCATGCCTCGGGGATCGGCAAGGCGCTTTTGGCGCATGTCCGCCCGGCACAGTTGCGGCTGATGCTGCAGGGGATGGCGTTGCAGCGTTTTACCGACAAGACCCTGACCGAAGCGCAGGCGCTGGAGCAGGATCTGGCCCGGATCCGCGCCCGCGGCTATTCGCTGGACAATGAGGAACGCACGCCCGGGATGCGCTGCATCGCGGCGCCGATCTTCGACCTTTCGGGCGAGGCGGCGGCGGGGATCTCGGTCTCGGGGCCGACGTTGCGCATGTCGGACGCGCGGCTGGAGGCGATGTCCGAGGCGGTGATCGCGGCGGCGCGCGAACTGTCCTTTGGCATGACGCCGGCGCGGGGAACGGGCGGCGAATCGTGA
- the bhcA gene encoding L-aspartate--glyoxylate aminotransferase BhcA: MTSQNPIFIPGPTNIPEEMRKAVDMPTIDHRSPVFGRMLHPALEGVKKVLKTESAQVFLFPSTGTGGWETAISNTLSPGDKVLAARNGMFSHRWIDMCQRHSLDVTYVETPWGEGIPADRFEEILTADKGHEIRVVLATHNETATGVKSDIAAVRRALDAAKHPALLFVDGVSSIGSMDFRMDEWGVDIAVTGSQKGFMLPPGLAIVGFSPKAMEAVETARLPRTFFDIRDMATGYARNGYPYTPPVGLINGLNVACERLLSEGLENVFARHNRIASGVRAAVEAWGLKLCAVRPELYSDSVSAIRVPEGFDANRIVSHALETYDMAFGTGLGEVAGKVFRIGHLGSLTDAMALSGIATAEMVMADLGLPVKLGSGVAAAQEHYRQSTAAALKKAA; encoded by the coding sequence ATGACCAGCCAGAACCCGATCTTCATTCCCGGCCCGACCAACATCCCCGAGGAGATGCGCAAGGCCGTCGACATGCCCACCATCGACCACCGCTCGCCGGTGTTCGGCCGCATGCTGCACCCCGCCCTGGAAGGCGTCAAAAAAGTGCTGAAAACCGAGAGCGCGCAGGTTTTCCTGTTTCCCTCGACCGGCACCGGCGGCTGGGAAACCGCCATCAGCAACACGCTGTCGCCCGGCGACAAGGTGCTGGCCGCGCGCAACGGCATGTTCAGCCACCGCTGGATCGATATGTGCCAGCGCCACAGCCTGGACGTGACCTATGTCGAGACGCCCTGGGGCGAAGGCATCCCGGCCGACCGCTTCGAGGAGATCCTGACCGCCGACAAGGGCCACGAGATCCGCGTCGTGCTGGCCACGCATAACGAGACCGCGACCGGCGTCAAATCCGACATCGCCGCCGTCCGCCGCGCGCTGGACGCGGCCAAGCACCCGGCGCTGCTGTTCGTCGATGGCGTCAGCTCCATCGGCTCGATGGATTTCCGCATGGACGAATGGGGCGTCGACATCGCCGTCACCGGCAGCCAGAAGGGCTTCATGCTGCCGCCGGGCCTGGCCATCGTCGGCTTCTCGCCCAAGGCGATGGAGGCGGTCGAGACCGCCCGCCTGCCGCGCACCTTCTTCGACATCCGCGACATGGCGACCGGCTATGCCCGCAACGGCTATCCCTACACGCCGCCGGTCGGCCTGATCAACGGCTTGAACGTCGCCTGCGAGCGGCTGCTGTCCGAAGGGCTCGAGAACGTCTTTGCCCGCCACAACCGCATCGCCTCCGGCGTGCGCGCCGCGGTCGAGGCCTGGGGGCTGAAGCTCTGCGCCGTCCGGCCCGAGCTTTATTCCGACAGCGTCAGCGCCATCCGCGTGCCCGAGGGTTTCGACGCCAACCGCATCGTCAGCCATGCGCTGGAGACCTATGACATGGCCTTCGGCACCGGCCTGGGCGAAGTCGCGGGCAAGGTGTTCCGCATCGGCCACCTGGGCAGCCTGACCGACGCCATGGCGCTGTCGGGGATCGCCACGGCCGAGATGGTGATGGCCGACCTGGGCCTGCCGGTCAAGCTGGGCTCGGGCGTCGCCGCCGCGCAGGAGCACTATCGCCAGTCCACCGCCGCGGCGCTGAAAAAGGCCGCCTGA
- the bhcB gene encoding beta-hydroxyaspartate dehydratase BhcB has product MKDAMYIPTYQDMLDAHERIKPHIRRTPIRTSDYLNELAGAQLFFKCENFQEPGAFKVRGATNAVFGLDEAQAAKGVATHSSGNHASCLSYAAMLRGIPCNVVMPRTAPQAKKDTVRRYGGKITECEPSTSSREETFAKVQAETGGDFVHPYNDPRVIAGQGTCAREVMEQTDGLDMMVAPIGGGGMISGTCLTLSTLAPEVKVIAAEPEQADDAYRSFKAGHIIADDAPKTIADGLLVPLKDLTWHFVRNHVSEIYTASDAEIVDAMKLIWKHLRIVMEPSSAVPLATILKNPEAFAGKRVGIIVTGGNVDLDKLPWI; this is encoded by the coding sequence ATGAAGGACGCCATGTATATCCCGACCTATCAGGACATGCTGGACGCGCATGAGCGCATCAAGCCGCATATCCGCCGCACGCCGATCCGCACCTCGGATTACCTGAACGAGCTCGCCGGCGCGCAGCTGTTCTTCAAATGCGAGAATTTCCAGGAGCCGGGGGCCTTCAAGGTCCGCGGCGCCACCAACGCGGTCTTCGGCCTGGACGAGGCGCAGGCGGCCAAGGGCGTCGCCACGCACAGCTCGGGCAACCATGCCTCCTGCCTCAGCTACGCGGCCATGCTGCGCGGCATCCCCTGCAACGTGGTCATGCCGCGCACCGCGCCGCAGGCCAAGAAGGACACCGTGCGCCGCTATGGCGGCAAGATCACCGAATGCGAGCCCTCGACCAGCTCGCGCGAGGAAACCTTCGCCAAGGTGCAGGCCGAGACCGGCGGCGATTTCGTCCATCCCTATAACGACCCGCGCGTGATCGCCGGCCAGGGCACATGCGCCCGCGAGGTGATGGAGCAGACCGACGGGCTCGACATGATGGTCGCGCCGATCGGCGGCGGCGGCATGATCTCGGGCACCTGCCTGACGCTCTCGACGCTGGCGCCCGAGGTCAAGGTGATCGCGGCCGAGCCCGAGCAGGCCGACGACGCCTATCGCAGCTTCAAGGCCGGCCACATCATCGCCGACGACGCGCCCAAGACCATCGCAGACGGCCTCCTGGTGCCGCTCAAGGACCTGACCTGGCATTTCGTCAGGAACCACGTCAGCGAGATCTACACCGCCTCGGACGCCGAGATCGTCGATGCGATGAAGCTGATCTGGAAGCACCTGCGCATCGTGATGGAGCCCAGCAGCGCCGTGCCGCTGGCCACCATCCTGAAGAACCCCGAAGCCTTCGCCGGCAAGCGCGTCGGCATCATCGTTACCGGCGGCAATGTCGATCTCGACAAGCTGCCCTGGATCTGA
- the bhcC gene encoding 3-hydroxy-D-aspartate aldolase BhcC, which produces MNAKADFAGFEVGYDIPALPGMDEGDIQTPCLILDLDALERNIRKMGDYAKAHGMRHRSHGKMHKSVDVQKLQESLGGAVGVCCQKVSEAEVFARGGIKDILVSNQVRDAAKIDRLARMPKLGATVTVCVDDVANVADLSAAAQKHGTNLGVFIEIDCGAGRCGVKTTPEVLEIARAVAAAPGLTFKGIQAYQGAMQHMDSYEDRKAKLDAAIAQVKDAVDALTAEGLKPEFVSGGGTGSYYFESNSGVYNELQCGSYAFMDADYGRIHDKDGKRIDQGEWENALFILTSVMSHAKPHLAVVDAGLKAQSVDSGLPFIYGRDDVKYIKCSDEHGVVEDPQGVLKVNDKLRLVPGHCDPTCNVHDWYVGVRNGKVESVWPVSARGKAY; this is translated from the coding sequence ATGAACGCGAAAGCGGATTTCGCCGGCTTCGAAGTCGGCTATGACATTCCCGCCCTGCCCGGCATGGACGAGGGCGACATCCAGACGCCCTGCCTGATCCTGGACCTGGACGCGCTGGAGCGCAACATCAGGAAGATGGGCGACTACGCCAAGGCCCATGGCATGCGCCACCGCAGCCACGGCAAGATGCACAAGTCGGTCGACGTGCAGAAGCTGCAGGAATCCCTGGGCGGCGCCGTCGGCGTCTGCTGCCAGAAGGTCAGCGAGGCCGAAGTCTTTGCCCGTGGCGGCATCAAGGACATCCTGGTGTCGAACCAGGTCCGCGACGCGGCCAAGATCGACCGCCTGGCCCGCATGCCGAAGCTGGGCGCGACCGTGACGGTATGCGTCGATGACGTGGCGAACGTGGCTGACCTGTCGGCGGCGGCGCAAAAGCACGGCACCAACCTTGGCGTGTTCATCGAGATCGACTGCGGCGCCGGTCGCTGCGGCGTCAAGACCACCCCGGAAGTGCTGGAAATCGCCCGCGCCGTGGCGGCAGCCCCCGGCCTGACCTTCAAGGGCATCCAGGCCTATCAGGGCGCCATGCAGCACATGGACAGCTATGAGGATCGCAAGGCGAAGCTCGACGCCGCCATCGCGCAGGTCAAGGATGCCGTGGACGCGCTGACCGCCGAAGGGCTCAAGCCCGAATTCGTCTCGGGCGGCGGCACCGGCTCCTATTATTTCGAAAGCAATTCGGGCGTTTACAACGAATTGCAATGCGGCTCCTATGCCTTCATGGACGCGGATTACGGCCGCATCCACGACAAGGACGGAAAGCGCATCGACCAGGGCGAATGGGAAAACGCGCTGTTCATCCTGACCTCGGTCATGAGCCATGCCAAGCCGCATCTGGCGGTGGTCGATGCGGGCCTGAAGGCGCAGTCGGTCGACAGCGGCCTGCCCTTCATCTATGGCCGCGACGATGTGAAATACATCAAGTGCAGCGACGAGCATGGCGTGGTCGAGGATCCGCAGGGCGTGCTGAAGGTCAACGACAAGCTGCGGCTGGTGCCCGGCCATTGCGACCCGACCTGCAACGTGCACGACTGGTATGTCGGCGTCCGGAACGGCAAGGTCGAGTCGGTCTGGCCGGTCTCGGCGCGCGGAAAGGCCTATTGA
- the bhcD gene encoding iminosuccinate reductase BhcD, with the protein MFVVAEKEIAGLMTPEAAFEAIEAVFASMARRKAYNFPVVREAIGHEDALYGFKGGFDASALVLGLKAGGYWPNNQKHNLINHQSTVFLFDPDTGRVSAAIGGNLLTALRTAAASAVSIKYLAPKGAKVLGMIGAGHQSAFQMRAAAAVHGFEKVIGWNPHPEMLTRLADTAADLGLPFEAVELDRLGAEADVIISITSSFSPLLMDQHVKGPTHIAAMGTDTKGKQELDPALVARARVFTDEVAQSVTIGECQHAIAAGLIAEEAIGELGAVVSGDDPGRDGAEVTIFDGTGVGLQDLAVAQKVLEIAKEKGLAQEVEI; encoded by the coding sequence ATGTTCGTCGTCGCCGAAAAGGAAATCGCGGGTCTGATGACCCCCGAGGCGGCCTTCGAGGCCATCGAGGCGGTCTTTGCCTCGATGGCCCGGCGCAAGGCCTACAACTTCCCGGTGGTCCGCGAGGCCATCGGGCATGAGGATGCGCTCTATGGCTTCAAGGGCGGCTTCGACGCCTCGGCGCTGGTGCTGGGCCTGAAGGCCGGCGGCTACTGGCCGAACAACCAGAAGCACAACCTGATCAACCACCAGTCCACGGTGTTCCTGTTCGACCCCGATACCGGCCGGGTCTCGGCCGCCATCGGGGGCAACCTGCTGACGGCGCTGCGCACCGCGGCGGCCTCGGCGGTGTCGATCAAGTATCTGGCGCCGAAAGGTGCCAAGGTGCTGGGCATGATCGGCGCCGGCCACCAGTCCGCCTTCCAGATGCGGGCGGCGGCTGCCGTGCACGGCTTCGAAAAGGTCATCGGCTGGAACCCGCATCCCGAGATGCTGACCCGGCTGGCCGATACCGCGGCCGATCTGGGCCTGCCCTTCGAGGCGGTCGAGCTGGACCGGCTGGGCGCGGAAGCCGACGTGATCATCTCGATCACCTCGTCCTTCTCGCCGCTGCTGATGGATCAGCACGTCAAGGGCCCGACGCATATCGCGGCCATGGGCACCGACACCAAGGGCAAGCAGGAGCTGGACCCGGCGCTGGTCGCGCGCGCCCGGGTGTTCACCGACGAGGTCGCGCAGTCGGTGACGATCGGCGAATGCCAGCACGCCATCGCGGCGGGCCTGATCGCGGAGGAGGCGATCGGCGAGCTGGGCGCGGTGGTCTCGGGCGACGATCCGGGCCGCGACGGCGCGGAGGTCACGATCTTCGACGGCACCGGCGTGGGCCTGCAAGACCTGGCCGTGGCGCAAAAAGTCCTTGAAATCGCCAAGGAAAAGGGACTGGCGCAAGAGGTCGAGATCTGA
- a CDS encoding nucleobase:cation symporter-2 family protein: protein MQVSRTPPGFDPVEERIAAPRLLTLGLQHVLVMYAGAIAVPLIVGRALQLSPQDVAFLISADLFVCGIVTIIQSFGATQWFGIKLPVMMGVTFAAVGPMVAIASANPGPEGARMMFGAIMAAGLISILFAPLVSRMLRFFPSVVTGTVILVIGVSLMPVGINWIFGLPVGPTAPKLVDPAAQAWLDAARAAGGVPEAVKLLPTVANPEYASLPRILIGITVLASILLIARYARGFVANIAVLLGIVIGGVLAATLGMMHFGGVLGAAWFAPIKPLHFGAPIFDPVMILTMLLVMFVTMIESTGMFLALSDICGRRMTPRALAAGLRVDGLGTAIGGLFNTFPYTSFSQNVGLVGVTGVRSRFVCVAGGAIMIVLGLIPKMGALVESLPTTVLGGAGLVMFGMVAATGIRILSTVDFKGNKHNLFIVAVSLGLGMVPMIAPDFNQWLPHSLHTLIHSGILLAALAAVGLNWFFNGAPHTSDEEIAAAAHAAEAH from the coding sequence ATGCAAGTAAGCCGAACCCCGCCCGGGTTCGATCCGGTCGAGGAGCGCATCGCCGCTCCTCGGCTGTTGACCCTGGGTCTCCAGCATGTGCTGGTCATGTATGCCGGCGCCATCGCGGTGCCGCTGATCGTCGGCCGCGCCCTGCAGCTTTCGCCGCAGGACGTGGCCTTCCTGATTTCCGCCGACCTGTTCGTCTGCGGGATCGTCACCATCATTCAAAGCTTCGGCGCCACGCAATGGTTCGGCATCAAGCTGCCGGTGATGATGGGCGTGACCTTCGCGGCCGTGGGGCCCATGGTCGCCATCGCCTCGGCCAATCCCGGCCCCGAGGGCGCGCGGATGATGTTCGGCGCCATCATGGCGGCGGGCCTGATCTCGATCCTGTTCGCGCCGCTGGTCAGCCGCATGCTGCGGTTCTTTCCCAGCGTCGTCACCGGCACGGTGATCCTGGTCATCGGCGTGTCTCTGATGCCGGTGGGCATCAACTGGATCTTCGGCCTGCCCGTCGGCCCGACCGCGCCGAAGCTGGTCGATCCCGCCGCCCAGGCCTGGCTTGACGCCGCCCGCGCCGCCGGCGGCGTGCCCGAGGCCGTCAAGCTGCTGCCGACCGTGGCCAACCCCGAATATGCCTCGCTGCCGCGCATCCTGATCGGCATCACCGTGCTGGCCTCGATCCTGCTGATCGCGCGTTATGCGCGGGGCTTCGTCGCCAATATCGCGGTGCTTCTGGGCATCGTCATCGGCGGCGTGCTGGCCGCCACCCTGGGCATGATGCATTTCGGCGGCGTCTTGGGCGCGGCCTGGTTCGCGCCGATCAAGCCCCTGCATTTCGGCGCGCCGATCTTCGATCCGGTGATGATCCTGACCATGCTTCTGGTCATGTTCGTGACCATGATCGAGTCGACCGGCATGTTCCTGGCGCTGTCCGACATCTGCGGCCGCCGCATGACACCCAGGGCGCTGGCCGCGGGCCTGCGCGTGGACGGGCTCGGCACCGCCATCGGCGGGCTGTTCAACACCTTCCCCTATACGTCCTTCAGCCAGAACGTGGGCCTGGTCGGCGTGACCGGCGTGCGCTCGCGCTTCGTCTGCGTGGCGGGCGGCGCGATCATGATCGTGCTGGGGTTGATCCCCAAGATGGGCGCGCTGGTCGAAAGCCTGCCGACCACGGTGCTGGGCGGCGCGGGGCTGGTGATGTTCGGCATGGTCGCCGCGACCGGCATCCGCATCCTGTCGACCGTCGATTTCAAGGGCAACAAGCACAACCTGTTCATCGTCGCCGTCTCGCTGGGGCTTGGCATGGTGCCGATGATCGCGCCCGACTTCAACCAGTGGCTGCCGCATTCTCTGCACACGCTGATCCATTCCGGCATCCTGCTGGCCGCGCTGGCCGCCGTCGGGCTGAACTGGTTCTTCAACGGTGCGCCGCATACCTCGGACGAGGAAATCGCCGCGGCGGCCCATGCAGCGGAGGCTCATTGA